From Excalfactoria chinensis isolate bCotChi1 chromosome 4, bCotChi1.hap2, whole genome shotgun sequence, one genomic window encodes:
- the FOXO4 gene encoding forkhead box protein O4, whose translation MAEAGGAAAAATPPDIDPDFEPQSRPRSCTWPLPRPELPAGAAEAGGTGAAAEEGAGGAAAAAAGPGRAEGARAGGGGGAAAAARKGGSRRNAWGNQSYAELISQAIESAPEKRLTLAQIYEWMVRSVPYFKDKGDSNSSAGWKNSIRHNLSLHSKFIKVHNEATGKSSWWMLNPEGGKSGKAPRRRAASMDNSSKLAKVRSKASKKKPPLQSAPEATADSPGSQFPKWPGSPSSRSNEDSDVWNTFRPRTSSNASTISARLSPILTEQDDLHDEELLPSMVYSSASSNVPPTVTEELELIDGLNLMSPSSSVLSTQQSTSGGQIQRDSSFSLRSPSAAGQTATFGNSLFNPVEMSLQSSVSHFSSPQTLEALLTPGSPPPRDVLMTQVDPVLPQTGGRMSSRTLLLLGGQATQSKMSSGNPRGKPAEQQAEPVGASVLPSTLPIVASPQNTASINSLKAPVSATAAQSVQLGSPPLLSSAGPAPLGLNQDRLPIDLDIDMYMENLECDMDYIINSELMDGEGLDFNFEPVPSTPSYPSSSQASSHTWVPS comes from the exons ATGGCGGaggcgggcggcgcggcggcggcggcgacaCCGCCGGACATCGACCCGGACTTCGAGCCGCAGAGCCGGCCGCGCTCCTGTACGTGGCCCTTACCGCGGCCCGAGCTGCCCGCGGGAGCGGCCGAAGCGGGCGGAACGGGCGCGGCGGCGGAGGAGGGCgcgggcggagcggcggcggcggcggccgggcccGGGCGGGCCGAGGGGGCTCGGGccggaggcggcggcggagcggcggcggcggcgcggaaGGGCGGCTCCCGGCGGAACGCGTGGGGCAACCAGTCGTACGCGGAGCTGATCAGCCAGGCCATCGAGAGCGCGCCCGAGAAGCGGCTGACGCTGGCGCAGATCTACGAGTGGATGGTCCGCTCCGTGCCCTACTTCAAGGACAAGGGGGACAGCAACAGCTCCGCCGGATGGAAG aactcTATTAGGCATAACCTGTCCCTGCACAGCAAGTTCATTAAAGTTCATAATGAAGCCACAGGGAAGAGTTCCTGGTGGATGCTCAATCCTGAAGGTGGTAAAAGTGGAAAAGCACCAAGGAGAAGAGCTGCATCTATggacaacagcagcaaactCGCTAAAGTCAGAAGTAAAGCATCCAAAAAGAAGCCCCCGCTCCAATCTGCTCCAGAAGCCACTGCTGACAGCCCTGGCTCCCAGTTCCCAAAGTGGCCTGGGAGCCCATCCTCGAGAAGCAATGAGGACTCTGATGTGTGGAACACCTTCAGGCCTCGAACCAGTTCCAATGCAAGCACCATCAGCGCCAGGCTTTCTCCAATCCTGACTGAGCAGGATGACCTCCATGACGAAGAGCTTCTCCCGTCTATGGTGTACTCCAGTGCATCCAGCAACGTCCCACCAACCGTGACTGAGGAGCTTGAGCTCATCGATGGGTTAAATTTGATGTCTCCCAGCTCATCCGTGCTGTCTACCCAGCAATCCACCTCCGGTGGTCAAATCCAGAGAGATTCCAGCTTTTCCTTGCGGAGCCCAAGTGCAGCTGGGCAGACCGCTACGTTTGGCAATTCCCTGTTTAACCCTGTTGAAATGTCTCTGCAGAGTTCTGTCAGCCATTTCTCCAGCCCGCAGACCTTGGAAGCTCTTCTGACACCTGGCTCTCCGCCTCCAAGGGATGTGCTGATGACTCAGGTGGATCCAGTTCTCCCGCAGACTGGTGGCAGGATGAGCAGCCGAACTCTTCTGCTTCTAGGTGGACAAGCCACCCAGAGTAAGATGAGCTCAGGCAATCCGCGAGGGAAGCCTGcggagcagcaggcagaaccAGTTGGTGCCAGTGTTTTGCCATCAACGCTTCCCATAGTAGCATCTCCTCAAAACACTGCCAGCATTAACAGTTTGAAGGCTCCAGTTTCTGCAACAGCTGCCCAGTCGGTCCAGCTGGGCAGTCCTccactgctttcttctgctggcCCTGCTCCTCTGGGGTTAAACCAGGACAGGCTGCCCATTGACCTGGACATTGACATGTACATGGAGAACCTTGAATGTGATATGGATTACATAATCAACAGTGAACTCATGGATGG
- the SNX12 gene encoding sorting nexin-12 translates to MSEAAVADTRRLNAKPQDLTDAYGPPSNFLEIDIFNPQTVGMGRARYTSYELRMRTNLPIFKLKESCVRRRYSDFEWLKNELERDSKIVVPPLPGKALKRQLPFRGDEGIFEESFIEERRQGLEQFINKIAGHPLAQNERCLHMFLQEETIDRNYVPGKVRQ, encoded by the exons ATGTCGGAGGCGGCGGTGGCGGACACCCGGCGCCTGAACGCCAAGCCGCAGGACCTGACGGACGCGTACGGGCCGCCCAGCAACTTCCTGGAGATCGACATCTTCAACCCGCAGACCGTGGGCATGGGACGCGCCAGATACACCAGCTACGAGCTCCGCATGAGG ACAAACCTCCCAATCTTTAAATTGAAGGAGTCGTGCGTGAGGAGACGATACAGTGACTTTGAATGGCTGAAGAATGAGCTGGAACGAGACAGTAAG attgTAGTGCCACCACTGCCTGGAAAAGCTTTGAAACGACAGCTTCCGTTCCGAGGAGACGAAGGCATCTTTGAGGAGTCCTTCATTGAGGAGAGGAGACAGGGACTAGAACAGTTTATTAACAA AATTGCTGGGCACCCGCTGGCACAGAACGAGCGCTGCTTACATATGTTCCTGCAAGAGGAGACTATTGATAGGAATTACGTCCCAGGAAAAGTGCGCCAGTAG
- the LOC140252084 gene encoding uncharacterized protein isoform X2 — protein MSREERAALRRGSPSCPDLLRDGSGSPLSPSYRSFFEDECRAITSRLLAGSAASPSPSPIPAESGAPWPPSSGLFTSTPLESSPRPAEGSPPAAAVLGLPRGVPRRLALPRAGRCSRLVRPQPRGAGQMLHGRSPGRSPGRAGGRLSLARPLASVGPEPQGAGRGPGAPATKRPGAPATKLPVPPGAKTKVIPAAKSSLQHPSRASQLAPPSARPKAPPKDKVTETAGKAGGRRQPPQKLPTAIPTVASRSRLQPAGKVASSKRADLESTFQEPVCNRTQELMEIDKADQTWVCVGSPYLCELHPGPVSVCGAAACAAQPAGCQLSQELEHVKKELERVKRELADKTAQCEAYCQTISSLQAQLSAAGICPEGATEDENSIWERD, from the exons ATGTCGCGGGAGGAGCGGGCGGCGCTGCGGCGGGGCTCCCCGAGCTGCCCCGACCTGCTGCGAGACGGGAGCGGCTCGCCGCTCTCCCCGTCGTACCGCAGCTTCTTCGAGGACGAGTGCCGCGCCATCACCTCCCGCCTGCTCGCGGGCTCCGCCGCCTCTCCGAGTCCTTCTCCCATCCCGGCGGAGAGCGGCGCGCCGTGGCCGCCCTCCTCCGGCCTCTTCACCTCCACGCCCCTCGAGTCCTCGCCGCGTCCCGCCGAGGGCAGCCCGCCCGCTGCCGCCGTGCTCGGCCTCCCCCGCGGGGTACCGCGGCGCCTCGCTTTGCCCCGTGCCGGGCGGTGCTCCCGCCTGGtccgcccgcagccccgcggggccgggcagATGCTCCACGGCCGCTCCCCGGGCCGCTCCCCGGGCCGGGCCGGTGGAAGGCTGTCCCTGGCCCGGCCGCTGGCATCCGTGGGCCCGGAGCCGCAAGGGGCTGGCAGAGGGCCCGGTGCCCCCGCCACCAAGCGGCCCGGTGCCCCCGCTACCAAGCTGCCCGTGCCCCCAG gTGCCAAGACGAAGGTGATTCCCGCTGCCAAGTCCagcctgcagcatcccagcaggGCCTCACAGCTGGCACCGCCGTCCGCCAGGCCCAAGGCTCCCCCCAAGGACAAAGTGACTGAAA CTGCTGGCAAGGCTGGTGGCCGCAGACAGCCCCCTCAGAAGCTTCCCACTGCAATTCCTACCGTGGCTTCTCGCTCCCGATTGCAGCCAGCGGGAAAAGTGGCTTCCTCCAAGCGTGCTGACCTCG AATCGACTTTTCAGGAGCCGGTGTGCAATAGGACCCAAGAGCTGATGGAAATTG ATAAAGCTGACCAGACGTGGGTGTGTGTGGGGTCCCCTTATCTCTGCGAACTGCACCCTGGCCCTGTTTCAgtctgtggggctgcagcctgtgctgctcag CCTGCAGGTTGCCAGCTGTCCCAGGAGCTGGAGCACGTGAAGAAAGAACTGGAGCGAGTGAAAAGGGAGCTTG CTGATAAGACTGCCCAGTGTGAAGCCTATTGTCAGACAATCTCCTCCTTGCAGGctcagctcagtgcagcag GAATCTGTCCAGAAGGTGCTACAGAGGATGAGAACAGCATCTGGGAGAGAGACTGA
- the LOC140252084 gene encoding uncharacterized protein isoform X1 has translation MSREERAALRRGSPSCPDLLRDGSGSPLSPSYRSFFEDECRAITSRLLAGSAASPSPSPIPAESGAPWPPSSGLFTSTPLESSPRPAEGSPPAAAVLGLPRGVPRRLALPRAGRCSRLVRPQPRGAGQMLHGRSPGRSPGRAGGRLSLARPLASVGPEPQGAGRGPGAPATKRPGAPATKLPVPPGAKTKVIPAAKSSLQHPSRASQLAPPSARPKAPPKDKVTETAGKAGGRRQPPQKLPTAIPTVASRSRLQPAGKVASSKRADLESTFQEPVCNRTQELMEIGEDKEWLFSAWIARGVDKADQTWVCVGSPYLCELHPGPVSVCGAAACAAQPAGCQLSQELEHVKKELERVKRELADKTAQCEAYCQTISSLQAQLSAAGICPEGATEDENSIWERD, from the exons ATGTCGCGGGAGGAGCGGGCGGCGCTGCGGCGGGGCTCCCCGAGCTGCCCCGACCTGCTGCGAGACGGGAGCGGCTCGCCGCTCTCCCCGTCGTACCGCAGCTTCTTCGAGGACGAGTGCCGCGCCATCACCTCCCGCCTGCTCGCGGGCTCCGCCGCCTCTCCGAGTCCTTCTCCCATCCCGGCGGAGAGCGGCGCGCCGTGGCCGCCCTCCTCCGGCCTCTTCACCTCCACGCCCCTCGAGTCCTCGCCGCGTCCCGCCGAGGGCAGCCCGCCCGCTGCCGCCGTGCTCGGCCTCCCCCGCGGGGTACCGCGGCGCCTCGCTTTGCCCCGTGCCGGGCGGTGCTCCCGCCTGGtccgcccgcagccccgcggggccgggcagATGCTCCACGGCCGCTCCCCGGGCCGCTCCCCGGGCCGGGCCGGTGGAAGGCTGTCCCTGGCCCGGCCGCTGGCATCCGTGGGCCCGGAGCCGCAAGGGGCTGGCAGAGGGCCCGGTGCCCCCGCCACCAAGCGGCCCGGTGCCCCCGCTACCAAGCTGCCCGTGCCCCCAG gTGCCAAGACGAAGGTGATTCCCGCTGCCAAGTCCagcctgcagcatcccagcaggGCCTCACAGCTGGCACCGCCGTCCGCCAGGCCCAAGGCTCCCCCCAAGGACAAAGTGACTGAAA CTGCTGGCAAGGCTGGTGGCCGCAGACAGCCCCCTCAGAAGCTTCCCACTGCAATTCCTACCGTGGCTTCTCGCTCCCGATTGCAGCCAGCGGGAAAAGTGGCTTCCTCCAAGCGTGCTGACCTCG AATCGACTTTTCAGGAGCCGGTGTGCAATAGGACCCAAGAGCTGATGGAAATTGGTGAGGACAAAGAATGGCTGTTTTCAGCATGGATTGCCAGAGGAGTGG ATAAAGCTGACCAGACGTGGGTGTGTGTGGGGTCCCCTTATCTCTGCGAACTGCACCCTGGCCCTGTTTCAgtctgtggggctgcagcctgtgctgctcag CCTGCAGGTTGCCAGCTGTCCCAGGAGCTGGAGCACGTGAAGAAAGAACTGGAGCGAGTGAAAAGGGAGCTTG CTGATAAGACTGCCCAGTGTGAAGCCTATTGTCAGACAATCTCCTCCTTGCAGGctcagctcagtgcagcag GAATCTGTCCAGAAGGTGCTACAGAGGATGAGAACAGCATCTGGGAGAGAGACTGA
- the SLC7A3 gene encoding cationic amino acid transporter 3 — protein MFGGKMSSLGKKLIRRRVVDLSSEETRFARCLSTLDLIALGVGSTLGAGVYVLTGEVAKDTAGPSIVLCFLVAALSSILAGLCYAEFGARVPKTGSAYLYSYVTVGEIWAFTTGWNLILSYVIGTASVARAWSAAFDNIISNQISTFFMNKTALHLPGVLAERPDFFALILIALLTALLTFGVSESALVNKIFTAVNLLVLAFVFIAGCIKGDIKNWQLTVEDYINLTQSHETEEDRIKAFGSGGFVPFKLEGILMGAATCFYAFVGFDCIATTGEEARNPQRSIPIGIIVSLLICFVAYFGVSAALTLMVPYFMLNKKSPLPEAFKEVGWEPARYAVAIGSLCALSTSLLGSMFPMPRVIYAMAEDGLLFKFLSRINSRTKTPLSATITSGLLAAVLAFLLDLKDLVDLMSIGTLLAYSLVAVCVLILRYQPGQLNSPKAVEMLELNGNEEERVVMNPNIAATGTKQKETLSLTALFNPSADTPTALSGCIVYVCVSVMAVLVTVICVVLTLKVKALKEANVAWILVLVLLLVALLIPTIIIWRQPQSNARLNFKVPFLPLLPLCSIFVNILLMVQLSTGTWVRFAIWMAVGFMIYFGYGIRNSVEGKNAKELRGSTTENPLQHPGMELSPGAAAI, from the exons ATGTTTGGGGGGAAAATGAGCAGCCTTGGGAAGAAGCTGATCCGCCGGCGCGTGGTGGATCTGAGCTCCGAGGAGACACGCTTTGCTCGCTGCCTCTCCACGCTGGACCTCATTGCCCTGGGGGTGGGCAGCACGCTGGGTGCTGGCGTGTACGTGCTGACCGGGGAAGTGGCCAAGGATACGGCCGGTCCATCCATCGTCCTCTGCTTCCTGGTGGCCGCGCTGTCATCGATACTGGCCGGGCTCTGCTATGCGGAGTTTGGAGCCCGTGTCCCCAAGACCGGCTCTGCCTACCTCTACAGCTACGTCACGGTTGGTGAGATCTGGGCTTTCACCACTGGCTGGAACCTCATCCTGTCCTATGTGATAG GCACAGCCAGTGTGGCCCGAGCCTGGAGCGCGGCGTTCGACAACATCATCAGCAACCAAATCTCCACCTTCTTCATGAACAAGACTGCACTGCACCTGCCGGGGGTGCTGGCCGAGCGCCCGGATTTCTTTGCATTGATCCTGATCGCGTTGCTCACTG cactgctgaccTTCGGCGTCAGTGAGTCCGCCCTGGTGAACAAAATCTTCACGGCGGTGAACCTGCTGGTGTTGGCCTTCGTCTTCATCGCTGGCTGCATCAAGGGAGACATCAAGAACTGGCAGCTCACGGTGGAGGATTACATCAACCTCACGCAGTCGCAcgagacagaggaggacag AATAAAAGCCTTCGGCTCCGGTGGGTTTGTCCCCTTTAAGCTGGAAGGGATCCTGATGGGAGCTGCCACGTGTTTCTATGCCTTCGTGGGTTTTGACTGCATCGCTACCACAG GGGAGGAAGCCAGGAACCCGCAGCGCTCCATCCCCATTGGAATCATCGTGTCCCTCCTCATCTGCTTCGTGGCCTATTTCGGGGTCTCTGCGGCCCTCACGCTGATGGTGCCCTACTTCATGCTAAACAAGAAGAGCCCGCTGCCCGAGGCCTTCAAGGAAGTGGGCTGGGAGCCCGCCCGCTATGCCGTTGCCATCGGCTCGCTCTGCGCACTCTCCACCAG CTTGCTGGGCTCCATGTTTCCCATGCCGCGTGTGATCTACGCCATGGCGGAGGATGGGCTGCTCTTCAAGTTCCTCTCCAGAATCAACAGTCGCACAAAGACTCCTCTCTCAGCCACCATCACCTCAGGGCTGCTCGCGG CGGTGCTGGCCTTCCTGCTTGACCTGAAAGACCTGGTGGACCTGATGTCGATcggcacactgctggcttactCCCTGGTCGCTGTGTGTGTGCTCATCCTCCG gtacCAGCCTGGGCAGCTGAACTCCCCAAAGGCCGTGGAGATGCTGGAGCTGAATGGGAATGAGGAGGAGAGAGTTGTCATGAACCCAAACATCGCTGCCACGGGCACTAAACAGAAGGAGACGCTGTCCCTTACGGCGCTCTTCAATCCATCTGCAGACACTCCCACGGCGCTCTCAGGGTGCATCGTCTACGTCTGTGTCTCAGTCATGG ctgtgctggtAACGGTCATCTGCGTGGTGCTGACCCTCAAGGTGAAGGCGCTGAAGGAGGCCAACGTGGCCTGGATCTTGGTCCTGGTGCTGCTCCTCGTGGCTCTGCTCATCCCCACCATCATCATTTGGAGGCAGCCACAGAGCAATGCACGGTTGAACTTCAAG GTACCTTTCCTCCCACTCCTTCCACTCTGCAGCATCTTTGTTAACATCCTGCTGATGGTGCAGCTGAGTACCGGCACCTGGGTGCGCTTTGCCATCTGGATGGCTGTGG GTTTTATGATCTACTTTGGTTACGGCATTCGGAACAGCGTGGAagggaaaaatgcaaaagagCTTCGAGGTTCCACGACTGAAAACCCTCTACAACACCCCGGGATGGagctcagccctggggctgctgcaaTCTGA
- the LOC140251803 gene encoding serine protease 23-like, with the protein MTRCQAVAILLLSFLPSTAAGASLPTLVPRSTLQLGRARFSARPVLELATRCDQACVRREAALLPQDFQEYLFYETLYANGTRTLTTVELSPGEGSKERRWLRRRMRRKRQIYGTDGRFSISGNHFLMDYPFSTTVKISTGCTGVLVSEQHVLTAAHCVHDGQDYVKGAKKIKVGFLTPANGTGRPVMRWAHVRRTQVPKGWIRSLNSVSMDYDYALLELHRPHRRPHMELTVAPAAEEMAGKRIHFSGFDSDRPGELLYRFCGVEDETAHLIYQHCDAWPGASGSGVYGKVWDPVRHKWERKVIGIFSGHQWLEVGGEQQDYNVAVRLTAPKFAQICYWIKGDYKSCQNE; encoded by the coding sequence ATGACTCGCTGCCAGGCGGTTGCCAtcctcctgctttccttccttcccagcactgcagctggggcTTCGCTTCCCACCCTCGTTCCCCGGTCCACTCTGCAGCTGGGCAGAGCGCGGTTCTCGGCACGGCCTGTGTTGGAGTTGGCGACGCGCTGTGACCAGGCGTGTGTCCGGCGGGAGGCCGCCCTGCTCCCCCAGGACTTCCAGGAGTACCTCTTTTATGAGACGCTGTACGCCAACGGCACCCGCACCCTCACCACAGTGGAGCTGAGCCCCGGTGAGggcagcaaggagaggaggTGGCTGAGGAGGCGCATGCGGCGCAAGCGACAGATTTATGGCACGGATGGGCGGTTTTCCATCAGCGGGAACCACTTCCTGATGGACTACCCCTTCTCCACCACAGTTAAGATCTCCACGGGGTGCACAGGGGTGCTGGTGTCCGAGCAGCACGTCCTCACGGCTGCCCACTGTGTCCACGATGGCCAAGATTATGTGAAGGGCGCCAAGAAGATCAAGGTGGGCTTCCTGACGCCAGCCAATGGCACGGGGAGGCCGGTGATGCGCTGGGCTCATGTGCGACGCACGCAGGTGCCCAAGGGTTGGATCCGGAGCCTCAACTCAGTCAGCATGGACTATGATTACGCCCTCTTGGAGCTGCACAGACCACACCGGCGCCCTCACATGGAGCTGACGGTGGCTCCGGCAGCGGAGGAGATGGCTGGGAAGAGGATTCATTTCTCAGGGTTTGACAGTGACCGGCCAGGAGAGCTGCTATACCGCTTCTGTGGGGTGGAGGATGAGACGGCACACCTCATCTACCAGCACTGCGATGCCTGGCCTGGAGCTTCCGGCTCTGGGGTGTATGGCAAGGTGTGGGATCCCGTGCGGCACAAGTgggagaggaaggtgattgGCATCTTCTCTGGGCATCAGTGGCTGGAAGTTGGGGGGGAGCAGCAGGACTATAACGTTGCTGTTCGCCTGACTGCTCCCAAGTTTGCTCAGATTTGTTATTGGATCAAAGGGGACTATAAAAGCTGCCAGAACGAATGA
- the LOC140251400 gene encoding nuclear cap-binding protein subunit 2 — protein sequence MSGLLHTTLSGLNSDSYCEISRYRDQHFRGSKKLQEKFLKISSTLYVGNLSFYTTEEQIQELFSKCGDVKRIVMGLDKIKKTPCGFCFVEYYTRADAEHAMRFINGTRLDDRIVRTDWDAGFKEGRQYGRGKTGGQVRDEYRTDYDVGRGGFGKIIQMQKANQQPAVY from the exons ATGTCGGGGCTGCTTCACACCACGCTGAGCGGGCTCAACAGCGACTCCTACTGCGAGATCAGCCGTTACCGAGACCAGCACTTCCGG GGGAGCAAAAAGCTGCAGGAGAAGTTCCTGAAGATCTCCTCCACGCTGTACGTGGGCAACCTGTCCTTCTACACCACCGAAGAGCAGATCCAGGAGCTGTTCTCCAAGTGCGGCGATGTCAAGAGGATCGTCATGGGGCTGGACAAGATCAAGAAAACACCCTGCGGCTTCTGCTTCGTGGA ATATTACACGAGAGCAGATGCTGAACACGCAATGCGATTCATCAATGGCACACGGCTCGATGACCGCATTGTTCGAACAGACTGGGATGCAGGATTCAAGGAGGGACGGCAGTATGGAAGAGGAAAGACTGGTGGACAG GTGCGAGATGAGTACCGGACAGACTACGATGTGGGAAGAGGAGGTTTTGGCAAGATTATACAGATGCAGAAGGCAAATCAACAGCCTGCAGTCTACTAA